A single genomic interval of Armigeres subalbatus isolate Guangzhou_Male chromosome 1, GZ_Asu_2, whole genome shotgun sequence harbors:
- the LOC134208012 gene encoding NPC intracellular cholesterol transporter 2-like: MFKYLLIAALVPAILAQTPVRQCANGAGMPQTVDINGCTTSPCPIQNGAPIQAFAQGITSPVATNGLESYIVIRLAGLQIPFPMPDGLEDACAVGTAPGTCPVSAGQVFDYTLNHEGQPLSLTGVTVVVEVGLLADDGTVVGCLQFDAQIVG, encoded by the exons ATGTTCAAGTACCTCCTGATCGCCGCCCTGGTCCCAGCCATTCTGGCTCAGACCCCCGTTCGGCAGT GTGCCAATGGCGCTGGTATGCCCCAAACGGTGGACATCAACGGATGCACGACCTCGCCCTGCCCGATCCAGAATGGAGCCCCCATCCAAGCCTTCGCCCAGGGAATCACTAGCCCAGTCGCCACCAACGGACTAGAATCCTACATTGTGATCCGATTGGCCGGTCTGCAGATTCCGTTCCCAATGCCCGATGGTCTGGAGGATGCTTGCGCTGTCGGAACGGCGCCAGGTACTTGCCCGGTCTCGGCCGGACAGGTGTTCGACTACACTCTGAACCACGAAGGCCAACCTCTGAGCTTGACTGGTGTTACCGTCGTGGTAGAGGTCGGTCTGCTGGCCGATGATGGCACCGTGGTTGGTTGTCTGCAGTTCGATGCTCAAATCGTTGGTTAA